The following DNA comes from Acidobacteriota bacterium.
GTGTTTTTATACTATTCGATGACATCTCTTTCCATTCCTTCAAGGACAAAGGAGTTTGGATGGAAGCAAGATTATGGATTTGATAAGTGGGAAGAGGGACCTTATGGAGAGTATAGATGGTCAAAAAAAGGAGCTGGATATACTCAAACTATTGAAAAGCCCTTTGTAATTATTCCAGTCATAGCTTCCCATCCTGATTTAGAGAAAAATCCCCTTGATGTAAAAGTTTTCTTCTCAGAGGATCCATTTAAAAAGGGACAGCCTCTTGAGGAGTTTAAGATAAGAGAGAATAAATGGATGATGAGGGCATATTATTTTCCTCAATATCTGGGAAAGGATATATTTTTTTCATTCAAAGTATCAAGAACATGGAATCCTTTAAAGACCCTTGGTTTACCTGACCCGAGGAATTTAGGAATAGGAGTAGCAAAAGCTCACTTCAGGGATGAAATTGGAGAGGAAGGGATTGGGTTTTATGGATGGGAAGATATCAGAAAATTCCCATTCAGATGGACTTCTGATAGAGCCATGATGGAATTTAACACAAATAAAGATGAGATTTTAATTCCTGTTTCTGCTGGAAATCCTGATGTGAAAGAGAGGCCAGTATTAGTGAAGATAAAAGTGATCCGTGATCAGGAATCCGTGAAGAGTAATATTAGGTTGGAGGATAATCTGTGGCATGAGGTGAGGATAAATCTGGGAGAAAAAGTGTTGTGGAAAAAGTTTGTGATTCATTTTGAGGTTTCAAGAACCTGGAGACCGATTGATTTTGGCATAGGAGAAGACAGGCGAGAGCTGGGAATAAAGGTTGGGAAAATAGAGTGAGTCTATTTATAGTGAACGTTAAAAATAAATAGATGTAGGGCAAGGCTTTAGCCTTGCGAAAAGCAACCCCCAAATCAACCCATGAAACAAGTTCAGCAAAAACGGGGTCAGGTCTCAACATTTGACATTTTGCTGATTTCTCATTAACCTTTCCAATCTTTCCTCCAATGACAAGACCTTTAAGATTATCCTTTGAGAATGAAGTTTATTGTATAACTGCAAGGGGAAATATAAAAGAGAAAACCTTGAGAAGAATTAAAGAAATAAAAACCTACCATGGTGACCTAAATAGGATTAGCCAGGATTAATGCAGAAATGTCAAATGTTGAGACCTGACCCCCGATAATTTGACCCGATAATTGATAAACACAAAAAAATGTGATATACATATTTATGTGAAATATTTAAGGAGGGAAAATTACTATGGATAGGCAGAATGTAACTTTATCATTGCCCAAGTCCTTATTAAAAAAAGCTAAATTAATAGCAGTGAAAAAAGAAAAATCTTTGAGCGAACTTATGAGAGAGGCTCTTGAAGAGAAAGTCAGAGAAGATACAGGGTATAAAAAAGCAAGAGAGAGACAATTAAGGCTTCTTAAAGTAGGGCTTGATCTTGGAACAGAAGGTCGTATTACAATATCAAGAGAAAAACTTCATGCCAGGTGATAAGGTATTTTTAGATACAAATATCATTATTTATGCCTATGATGTTTCTGCGGAAAAGAAACATGAGACAGCTAAAAAAATTGTGGTGGATTTATGGGATTCCGGACTTGGGATTCTAAGCACCCAAGTACTACAGGAATTCTTTGTAAGCATAACAAAGAATATATCAAAACCATTAAATGTAAAATTTGCGAGGGGAATTGTAAGCGACCTCTTGAGATGGGATGTCGTTGTAAATGATGGACAATCCTTATTAGAGGCTATAGAAATACATTCCAAATATAAGTATTCTTTTTGGGATTCTATGGTCATTCAGGCTGCTATAAAAGGTGGTGCGGCATTTTTGTTATCTGAAGATCTGTCCGGTGAACAAATAATCGGTGGTGTTAAGATCAAGAATCCTTTTGTAGAAGGATAGGAAAATATCAGGGATTGGCTATAATTGTACAGCTTGATTAACTAAATTTACATAATTATATTAAAGATTGTTAACTAAACCGCATTGACGAAATTTTTTTAGTGTGATAATAAGCATTGAGGAGGAAAAATGGAGGAACAGTATAAATCGGATGAGCAATTGAGAAGAAATCAGTTTAGAGGCGAGCAATTTGGAGCGGATGAAGTTGAGTTAAAGGATTACCTTATTGTTTTATGGAAATGGAAGTGGCTTATAATTTTAGGGACTTTTATTACCACTTTTACTGCTGGTGTTGTTTCCTTTATGCTTCCAAAGGTTTATAAGATTAGCTCAATTATCCAGCCTCCAAGAGTGGCATTTTTAAACGAAGGAAACGTCCAGTTGAGAGAATTAGAATCTCCTATTACTTTGAAGGGAATAATCGAAGGAAGAACTTTTGATGAGCAGATAATGAGAGATTTGAACCTTAAAGAGGGAGAAATGCCAAAAATAAAATTACAGATCCCAAGAGATACAACATTGATTGATTTGTCCATTGAAAGTGCAAAGCCAAATCAGGCTAAATTAGTATTAGAAAAGCTTACTTCGATACTTCGAGAGCATTACAGAGACAGGATAAATCTTGAAAAAGATAACATAGATACAAAAATTCGAGAATTGAATATAAAGATTGAAAATTTAAAAAACAAGATTATTTTTGGAGATGAGGATTATAAAACAAACAAAGAGAATTTGGAAAAAAGGACTCAGCTTACAAAGGAAGATTATAGTATTAAAAAAAGTGATTTAGAGAATAAAATCAAAACTACAGAAGAAGATTATAATATCAAGAAGAAAGATTTGGAAAATAAAATTAAAACAACTGAGGAAGACCATAAAATAAAAATTGAAAATATGAAGAAAAAAATTGAAATAACAAAAGAAGACCTTTCTGTTGTTT
Coding sequences within:
- a CDS encoding PIN domain-containing protein, yielding MPGDKVFLDTNIIIYAYDVSAEKKHETAKKIVVDLWDSGLGILSTQVLQEFFVSITKNISKPLNVKFARGIVSDLLRWDVVVNDGQSLLEAIEIHSKYKYSFWDSMVIQAAIKGGAAFLLSEDLSGEQIIGGVKIKNPFVEG
- a CDS encoding Wzz/FepE/Etk N-terminal domain-containing protein, whose translation is MEEQYKSDEQLRRNQFRGEQFGADEVELKDYLIVLWKWKWLIILGTFITTFTAGVVSFMLPKVYKISSIIQPPRVAFLNEGNVQLRELESPITLKGIIEGRTFDEQIMRDLNLKEGEMPKIKLQIPRDTTLIDLSIESAKPNQAKLVLEKLTSILREHYRDRINLEKDNIDTKIRELNIKIENLKNKIIFGDEDYKTNKENLEKRTQLTKEDYSIKKSDLENKIKTTEEDYNIKKKDLENKIKTTEEDHKIKIENMKKKIEITKEDLSVVLKQKEVVNQQLKETKERLDKLAEERRKVQANNPNDAMAVLLYTNDMQNNQRYYNDLQTRLTLDLELRERDLKKTIEDSQRESDLLEVSLKKSLEEFNNQMETLENNFKKSMQDLKNQLEILENNHKSNLESLQYDLEMLGINYKKNSEELQRSIESSQIQVENFKFLKNNIQEFKIHKYPIIPERSIKPKKRLNVMIAFFAGGFLMVFLAFFLEYLSKIKLTENQQRVRI
- a CDS encoding DUF6364 family protein, which produces MDRQNVTLSLPKSLLKKAKLIAVKKEKSLSELMREALEEKVREDTGYKKARERQLRLLKVGLDLGTEGRITISREKLHAR